In Serratia sp. FDAARGOS_506, a genomic segment contains:
- a CDS encoding HNH endonuclease, whose amino-acid sequence MAKPGFVCLYCGLNKPKSEESLEHAIPQFMGGEFAPQQYMLRNVCKQCNNRLGLFVDASYAKSWFVTNGLSIAAHRLYTSLIDQPIPLVCIGQSKFAGLVLDEGQVAEHWVGPSGETIIWLRTDDKRLHGYSGGNPIDKKKKPSTAYLFLTSQDPTRWEIGIASFLEMFRSTKVRKILCARVVESGERLLPGFDAWSIDDESNISVVMAALKSGSVRGQIDVHVHFDQRFLAKLAMGVGCSLFGELYLDTDMAKEARKTCWPKDGESGQTRGSTTLRAPENPLFSKFIGYRGAVVFTVVNTGTSYTLSGTIDQAIPFVVELAPSTLSSPFINCEEGYALVLFPSLGKTIEMTLVELIAHSSGVKKHPELVAIDSRIEKSVEFWSQLASL is encoded by the coding sequence ATGGCTAAGCCTGGCTTTGTCTGTTTGTATTGCGGGCTTAATAAGCCTAAGAGTGAAGAAAGCCTTGAGCATGCGATCCCACAATTCATGGGTGGCGAGTTTGCTCCGCAACAATATATGCTTCGTAATGTCTGCAAGCAGTGCAATAACCGGCTTGGGTTGTTCGTTGATGCTTCCTACGCAAAATCATGGTTTGTGACGAATGGCCTGAGCATTGCTGCACATCGGTTATACACGAGCTTGATCGATCAACCGATACCCTTGGTCTGCATTGGCCAGAGCAAGTTTGCCGGGCTAGTTCTTGACGAGGGGCAAGTTGCCGAGCATTGGGTTGGCCCATCGGGGGAGACGATCATCTGGCTTCGTACGGATGACAAGCGACTCCATGGTTATTCAGGGGGGAATCCTATCGACAAGAAAAAGAAGCCATCGACAGCATATCTATTCCTGACGAGTCAAGACCCTACCCGCTGGGAAATCGGTATTGCCAGTTTCTTGGAAATGTTCAGATCCACCAAAGTCCGGAAAATCCTTTGTGCGAGAGTAGTTGAATCCGGTGAGAGACTGCTTCCTGGTTTCGATGCTTGGTCGATAGATGATGAGTCAAATATTAGCGTTGTCATGGCTGCCCTTAAATCAGGAAGCGTTAGGGGGCAAATTGATGTACATGTACATTTTGATCAGCGCTTCCTTGCAAAGCTGGCAATGGGGGTGGGTTGCTCACTGTTTGGCGAGTTATATCTGGATACTGATATGGCGAAAGAGGCACGCAAGACCTGCTGGCCGAAGGATGGGGAGTCTGGACAGACACGCGGTAGCACGACTTTGAGAGCGCCAGAGAATCCATTGTTTTCTAAATTCATTGGTTACCGAGGGGCTGTCGTGTTTACCGTGGTGAACACGGGCACCTCTTATACGCTGAGTGGCACTATTGATCAGGCTATTCCGTTTGTTGTGGAACTGGCTCCATCGACTTTATCTAGCCCATTCATTAACTGCGAAGAGGGTTACGCATTGGTGTTGTTTCCGTCGCTTGGTAAAACCATAGAGATGACGTTGGTTGAACTGATAGCCCATTCTTCTGGTGTAAAAAAACACCCAGAGCTGGTGGCGATCGATTCACGTATTGAGAAATCCGTCGAGTTTTGGAGCCAACTTGCTTCTCTGTGA
- a CDS encoding TIM-barrel domain-containing protein — protein sequence MKTLKNWTLAAQHVDHVELLVDERHRFCLYVLEDDLFRVLIKRNGELALDRTWSIAPQEDVPWEGRDRLSVAGFSMPGYQLRQEEERLVVSTPRLRVTVHQPLWLEWAYCNAAGEWRPLAADRPTSAYLLNAHGDGVAHYQRRFADERYYGLGEKAGDLERTGRRFEMRNLDAMGYNAASTDPLYKHIPFTITRGPEASFGLFYDNLSSCWLDLGNEIDNYHVAYRRYQAEAGDLDYYLFLGPKVLDVTKAFVRLTGRTHFGPKWSLGYSGSTMHYTDAPDAQQQLQQFIALCRQHAIPCDSFQLSSGYTSINNKRYVFNWNYDKVPQPKQLSQAFHDAGLRLAANIKPCLLQDHPQYQAVAAQGLFIRDSQSDAPERSSFWDDEGSHLDFTNPAAVRWWQQGVTQQLLEMGIDSTWNDNNEYEVWDGEARCHGFGRPIAIKHIRPVMPLLMMRASMEAQQRFAPQKRPYLISRSGCAGMQRYVQTWSGDNRTSWQTLRYNIRMGLGMSLSGLYNLGHDVGGFSGDKPDAELLVRWVQNGVMHPRFTIHSWNDDATVNEPWMYPAATPAVREAINLRYRLLPYFYTLLWQACADDEPMLRPTFLDHEQDARTFGENDDFLIGRDLLVASVVEPGQRRRSVYLPDNGEGWYCFYSGQWFGGGQTVTLAAPLERLPLLVRAGAALPLSQRLAHVDVAADDRRELRLFPLKGCGASSGLLFEDDGESDGWRQGDALWLRWDMRCDHQRIMLDITTEGRFRPAWRTLALSLPEGETRALWVNGEPGERFTLE from the coding sequence ATGAAAACCTTGAAAAACTGGACGCTGGCGGCGCAGCATGTCGACCACGTTGAGCTGCTGGTCGATGAACGCCACCGTTTCTGCCTGTACGTGCTGGAAGACGATCTGTTCCGTGTGCTGATTAAACGCAACGGCGAGCTGGCGCTGGATCGCACCTGGAGCATTGCGCCGCAGGAAGATGTGCCCTGGGAGGGGCGCGATCGGCTCAGCGTGGCCGGTTTCAGCATGCCGGGCTATCAGCTGCGTCAGGAGGAAGAGCGGCTGGTGGTCAGCACGCCGCGGCTGCGCGTGACGGTGCATCAGCCGCTGTGGCTGGAATGGGCGTACTGCAACGCCGCCGGCGAATGGCGGCCGCTGGCGGCGGACCGGCCGACCAGCGCCTACCTGCTTAATGCGCACGGCGACGGCGTGGCGCACTATCAACGCCGTTTCGCCGATGAGCGCTATTACGGCCTGGGGGAGAAAGCCGGCGATCTGGAACGCACCGGCCGCCGCTTCGAGATGCGCAATCTGGACGCGATGGGCTACAACGCCGCCAGCACCGATCCGCTGTACAAGCACATTCCGTTCACCATCACCCGCGGGCCGGAGGCCAGCTTCGGCCTGTTTTACGATAACCTGAGCAGCTGCTGGCTGGATCTGGGCAATGAGATCGATAACTACCACGTGGCCTATCGCCGCTATCAGGCCGAAGCGGGCGATCTGGATTACTACCTGTTCCTCGGGCCGAAGGTATTGGACGTCACCAAGGCCTTCGTGCGCTTGACCGGCCGCACCCACTTCGGGCCGAAGTGGAGCCTGGGCTACAGCGGCTCGACCATGCACTACACCGACGCGCCGGACGCCCAGCAGCAGCTGCAGCAGTTCATCGCGCTGTGCCGCCAACACGCCATCCCCTGCGACTCCTTCCAGCTGTCGTCGGGCTACACCTCGATCAACAACAAGCGCTATGTGTTCAACTGGAACTACGACAAGGTGCCGCAGCCCAAACAATTGAGCCAGGCGTTTCACGACGCCGGCCTCAGGCTGGCGGCCAACATTAAGCCGTGCCTGCTGCAGGATCACCCGCAGTATCAGGCGGTGGCGGCGCAGGGGCTGTTTATCCGCGATTCGCAAAGCGACGCGCCCGAGCGCTCCAGCTTCTGGGATGACGAGGGATCGCACCTCGACTTCACCAACCCGGCGGCGGTGCGCTGGTGGCAGCAGGGCGTCACGCAGCAGCTGCTGGAGATGGGCATCGACTCTACCTGGAACGACAACAACGAGTACGAAGTGTGGGACGGCGAAGCGCGCTGCCATGGCTTCGGGCGGCCGATCGCCATCAAGCATATCCGCCCGGTGATGCCATTGCTGATGATGCGCGCCTCGATGGAGGCCCAGCAGCGCTTCGCGCCGCAGAAGCGGCCGTACCTGATCTCGCGCTCCGGCTGCGCCGGCATGCAGCGCTATGTGCAGACCTGGAGCGGCGACAACCGCACCAGCTGGCAGACGCTGCGCTACAACATCCGCATGGGGCTGGGCATGAGCCTGTCCGGGCTGTATAACCTCGGCCACGACGTCGGCGGCTTCTCCGGCGACAAGCCGGACGCGGAGCTGCTGGTGCGCTGGGTGCAAAACGGCGTGATGCATCCGCGTTTCACCATTCATTCCTGGAACGACGACGCCACGGTCAACGAGCCCTGGATGTACCCGGCCGCCACCCCGGCGGTGCGTGAGGCGATCAACCTGCGTTACCGGCTGCTGCCGTATTTCTACACCCTGTTGTGGCAGGCTTGCGCCGACGACGAGCCGATGCTGCGCCCGACTTTCCTCGATCATGAACAGGATGCGCGCACCTTCGGCGAAAACGACGATTTTCTGATCGGCCGCGATCTGCTGGTGGCCAGCGTGGTGGAGCCGGGGCAACGTCGGCGTTCGGTGTATCTGCCGGACAACGGCGAAGGCTGGTACTGCTTCTACAGCGGCCAGTGGTTTGGCGGCGGCCAGACGGTGACGCTGGCGGCGCCGCTGGAGCGTCTGCCGCTGCTGGTGCGCGCCGGGGCGGCGCTGCCGCTGTCGCAGCGGCTGGCACATGTGGACGTGGCCGCCGACGATCGGCGCGAGCTGCGGCTGTTTCCGCTCAAGGGCTGCGGCGCAAGCAGCGGGCTGCTGTTTGAGGACGACGGTGAAAGCGACGGCTGGCGGCAGGGCGATGCGCTGTGGCTGCGCTGGGATATGCGCTGCGACCATCAGCGCATCATGCTGGATATCACGACGGAAGGGCGTTTCCGCCCGGCCTGGCGCACGTTGGCGCTCAGCCTGCCGGAAGGCGAGACGCGCGCGCTGTGGGTAAACGGCGAACCGGGCGAGCGTTTTACGCTGGAGTAG
- a CDS encoding MFS transporter, translating into MSVEINQAVAQSGRRKFKSLRWWMLALFLLGVTVNYITRNSLGILAPELKTSLNMSTEQYAWVVASFQLAYTVFQPICGWLIDVIGLKMGFLICAGIWAVVCMLHAGAGSWLQLAILRFFMGGAEAAATPANAKAISDWFPKKERPIAAGWAGVGFSIGAMLAPPIIVIAHVSFGWQGAFLFSGGLALIWVVLWWLFYHSPQQHPNLSQQELDLIREDNEPVLPKLPFFTSLASLCKNKKFYGIAIPAFLAEPAWAVFSFWVPLYLATERGMDLKQIAMFAWLPFLAADIGSVASGYLTTLYRKWFGCSRVNAVVASSVTGAFLMVSLAFVAITQDPYVAIALISIGGFGHQVISCMLSALVVESFDKNQMATVNGMRGSSAWIASFLFTLLIGAVSDTIGFNPLFIAMGFFDLIGALFLIALIAERGGKKTPSHS; encoded by the coding sequence ATGAGTGTGGAGATCAATCAGGCGGTCGCGCAGAGCGGCCGGCGCAAGTTCAAATCGCTGCGCTGGTGGATGTTGGCGCTGTTCTTGTTGGGTGTCACGGTCAACTACATCACCCGCAACTCGCTGGGCATTCTGGCGCCGGAGCTGAAAACCAGCCTGAACATGAGCACCGAGCAATATGCCTGGGTGGTGGCGTCGTTCCAGCTGGCCTACACGGTGTTTCAGCCGATCTGCGGCTGGCTGATCGACGTTATCGGCCTGAAGATGGGCTTTCTGATCTGCGCCGGCATTTGGGCGGTGGTATGCATGCTGCACGCCGGCGCCGGCAGCTGGCTGCAACTGGCGATTCTGCGCTTCTTCATGGGGGGCGCGGAGGCGGCGGCCACCCCGGCCAACGCCAAGGCGATCTCCGACTGGTTCCCGAAAAAGGAGCGGCCGATCGCCGCCGGCTGGGCGGGCGTCGGTTTCTCCATCGGCGCCATGCTGGCCCCGCCGATCATCGTCATCGCTCACGTCTCCTTCGGCTGGCAGGGCGCCTTCCTGTTCTCCGGCGGGCTGGCGCTGATCTGGGTGGTGCTGTGGTGGCTGTTCTACCACTCGCCGCAGCAGCACCCGAACCTCAGCCAGCAAGAGCTGGATCTGATCCGCGAAGACAACGAGCCGGTGCTGCCGAAGCTGCCGTTCTTCACCTCGCTGGCCAGCCTGTGCAAGAACAAGAAATTCTACGGCATCGCCATCCCGGCTTTTCTCGCCGAGCCGGCCTGGGCGGTCTTCAGCTTCTGGGTGCCGCTGTACCTGGCCACCGAACGCGGCATGGATCTGAAGCAGATCGCGATGTTCGCCTGGCTGCCGTTCCTGGCGGCGGATATCGGCAGCGTTGCCAGCGGCTATCTCACCACCCTGTACCGCAAATGGTTCGGCTGCAGCCGCGTCAACGCGGTGGTCGCCAGCTCGGTGACCGGCGCTTTCCTGATGGTGTCGCTGGCGTTCGTGGCGATCACCCAAGATCCCTATGTGGCGATCGCGCTGATCTCGATCGGCGGGTTCGGCCATCAGGTGATCTCCTGCATGCTCAGCGCCCTGGTGGTGGAATCGTTCGATAAAAACCAGATGGCGACGGTCAACGGTATGCGCGGCTCCAGCGCCTGGATCGCCAGCTTCCTGTTCACGCTCCTGATCGGCGCGGTATCCGACACCATCGGCTTCAACCCGCTGTTCATCGCCATGGGCTTCTTCGATCTGATCGGCGCCCTGTTCCTGATTGCCCTGATCGCCGAGCGCGGCGGTAAGAAAACACCTTCACACAGCTAA
- the guaB gene encoding IMP dehydrogenase produces the protein MLRIAKEALTFDDVLLVPAHSTVLPNTAELGTQLTKTIRLNIPMLSAAMDTVTESGLAIALAQEGGLGFIHKNMSIERQAEEVSRVKKHESGVVTDPQTVTPTTTLQEVKELTARNGFAGYPVVTEDNELVGIITGRDVRFVTDLTQPVTAVMTPKDRLVTVKEGEARDVVLQKMHEKRVEKALVVDDSFHLLGMITVKDFQKAERKPNACKDEHGRLRVGAAVGAGAGNEERVDALVAAGVDVLLIDSSHGHSEGVLQRIRETRAKYPDLQIVGGNVATAAGAKALAEAGVSAVKVGIGPGSICTTRIVTGVGVPQITAIADAVEALEGTGIPVIADGGIRFSGDIAKAIAAGASCVMVGSMLAGTEESPGEIELYQGRSFKSYRGMGSLGAMSKGSSDRYFQTDNAADKLVPEGIEGRVAYKGMLKAIVHQQMGGLRSCMGLTGCATIDELRTKAEFVRISGAGIQESHVHDVTITKESPNYRMG, from the coding sequence ATGCTACGTATCGCTAAAGAAGCTCTGACGTTTGACGACGTCCTCCTGGTTCCAGCCCACTCCACGGTTCTGCCTAACACTGCAGAGCTCGGCACCCAACTGACCAAAACCATCCGCCTGAATATCCCTATGCTGTCCGCAGCCATGGATACCGTTACCGAATCCGGCTTGGCCATCGCGCTGGCGCAGGAAGGCGGCCTGGGCTTCATCCACAAAAACATGTCCATCGAGCGCCAGGCTGAAGAAGTCAGCCGCGTGAAGAAACATGAAAGCGGCGTAGTCACCGACCCGCAGACTGTTACCCCAACCACCACGCTGCAGGAAGTGAAAGAGCTGACCGCGCGCAACGGCTTCGCCGGCTATCCGGTCGTTACCGAAGACAACGAATTGGTCGGTATCATCACCGGCCGCGACGTGCGCTTCGTGACCGATCTGACCCAGCCGGTCACCGCGGTCATGACGCCGAAAGATCGCCTGGTCACCGTGAAAGAAGGTGAAGCGCGCGACGTCGTGCTGCAGAAGATGCACGAAAAGCGCGTAGAGAAAGCGCTGGTGGTGGACGACAGCTTCCACCTGCTGGGCATGATCACCGTGAAAGACTTCCAGAAAGCGGAACGTAAGCCGAACGCCTGTAAAGACGAGCACGGCCGTCTGCGCGTGGGCGCGGCGGTCGGAGCCGGCGCCGGCAACGAAGAGCGCGTTGACGCGCTGGTGGCGGCAGGCGTTGACGTTCTGCTGATCGACTCCTCGCACGGCCACTCCGAAGGCGTGTTGCAGCGCATCCGCGAAACCCGCGCCAAATACCCGGATCTGCAGATTGTCGGCGGCAACGTCGCGACCGCAGCGGGCGCCAAAGCGCTGGCTGAAGCCGGCGTGAGCGCGGTGAAAGTGGGTATCGGCCCTGGCTCTATCTGCACCACCCGCATCGTGACCGGCGTGGGCGTACCGCAGATCACCGCCATCGCTGACGCTGTGGAAGCGCTGGAAGGCACCGGCATCCCGGTTATCGCCGACGGCGGCATCCGCTTCTCCGGCGACATTGCCAAAGCGATCGCCGCGGGCGCATCCTGCGTGATGGTCGGCTCCATGCTGGCGGGCACCGAAGAATCCCCGGGCGAAATCGAGCTGTATCAGGGCCGTTCGTTCAAGTCTTACCGCGGCATGGGCTCGCTGGGCGCGATGTCCAAAGGCTCCTCCGACCGTTACTTCCAGACCGATAACGCCGCCGACAAACTGGTGCCGGAAGGTATCGAAGGCCGCGTGGCCTATAAAGGCATGCTGAAAGCCATCGTGCACCAGCAGATGGGCGGCCTGCGCTCCTGCATGGGCCTGACCGGCTGCGCCACCATCGACGAACTGCGCACCAAGGCGGAGTTCGTGCGCATCAGCGGCGCCGGCATTCAGGAAAGCCACGTGCACGACGTGACCATCACCAAAGAGTCGCCGAACTACCGCATGGGCTAA
- the xseA gene encoding exodeoxyribonuclease VII large subunit yields MTLPVSPSIFTVSRLNQTVRQLLEMEMGQIWLSAEISNLSQPASGHWYFTLKDDRAQVRCAMFRNSNRRVTFRPQNGQQVLVRASITLYEPRGDYQLIAESMQPAGDGLLQQQFEQLKQRLSAEGLFDQQFKQPLPAPAKRVGVITSASGAALHDILQVLQRRDPSLPIVIYPTSVQGAEAPMQIVRAIETANRRDECDVLIVGRGGGSLEDLWSFNDERVARAIFASRIPIVSAVGHETDVTIADFVADLRAPTPSAAAELVSRNQLELLRQLQSQQQRLEMAMDYYLAQRQQQFTRIHHRLQQQHPHLRLARQQTLLFKLQRRMEDGMQQQLRLAARRSERAQQRLAQVQPQGRIHRYQQRVQQQEYRLQQAMERQLNAYRQRFGVACSQLETVSPLATLARGYSVTQTPRGELLKTTKQAQVGELLKTRLQDGWVESEVKTITVAKKPRKKRAAE; encoded by the coding sequence ATGACGCTACCTGTTTCGCCTTCCATTTTTACCGTAAGCCGCCTCAATCAGACGGTTCGCCAACTGCTGGAAATGGAAATGGGGCAGATTTGGCTCTCCGCCGAGATCTCCAACCTCTCCCAGCCCGCCTCCGGCCACTGGTATTTCACGCTGAAAGACGACCGCGCCCAGGTGCGCTGCGCGATGTTCCGCAACAGCAACCGCCGCGTCACCTTCCGGCCGCAAAACGGCCAGCAGGTTTTGGTGCGCGCCAGCATCACGCTGTATGAACCGCGCGGCGACTACCAGCTGATCGCCGAGAGCATGCAGCCCGCCGGCGACGGCCTGTTGCAGCAACAGTTCGAGCAGTTGAAACAGCGCCTGAGCGCCGAAGGGCTGTTCGATCAGCAATTCAAGCAGCCTCTGCCCGCCCCGGCCAAACGCGTCGGGGTGATCACCTCTGCCAGCGGCGCGGCGCTGCACGATATTTTGCAGGTATTGCAACGGCGCGATCCGTCGCTGCCGATCGTCATCTACCCCACCTCGGTGCAGGGCGCGGAAGCGCCGATGCAGATCGTGCGCGCCATCGAGACCGCCAACCGCCGCGATGAATGTGACGTATTGATCGTCGGCCGCGGCGGCGGTTCGCTGGAGGATTTGTGGAGCTTCAACGACGAACGCGTGGCGCGGGCGATCTTCGCCAGCCGCATTCCGATCGTCAGCGCCGTCGGCCATGAAACCGACGTCACCATCGCCGATTTCGTCGCCGACCTGCGCGCGCCGACCCCTTCCGCCGCCGCCGAACTGGTCAGCCGCAATCAGCTTGAGCTGTTGCGCCAGCTGCAGTCGCAGCAGCAGCGGTTGGAGATGGCGATGGATTACTACCTGGCGCAGCGCCAGCAGCAGTTCACCCGCATTCACCACCGTTTACAGCAGCAGCATCCGCATCTGCGCCTGGCGCGCCAGCAGACGCTGCTGTTCAAGCTGCAGCGCCGGATGGAAGACGGCATGCAGCAACAGCTGCGCCTGGCCGCCCGCCGCAGCGAACGCGCCCAACAGCGGCTGGCGCAGGTGCAGCCGCAAGGCCGCATTCACCGCTACCAACAGCGCGTGCAGCAGCAGGAATACCGCCTGCAGCAGGCGATGGAGCGGCAGCTCAACGCCTACCGCCAGCGCTTCGGCGTGGCCTGCAGCCAGCTGGAAACCGTCAGCCCGCTGGCGACGCTGGCGCGCGGCTACAGCGTGACGCAAACCCCGCGCGGCGAGCTGTTGAAAACCACCAAACAGGCGCAGGTCGGCGAACTGCTGAAAACCCGCCTGCAGGACGGCTGGGTGGAAAGCGAGGTGAAAACCATCACCGTCGCCAAGAAGCCGCGCAAGAAACGCGCAGCCGAGTAA
- the guaA gene encoding glutamine-hydrolyzing GMP synthase, protein MTQNIHKHRILILDFGSQYTQLVARRVREIGVYCELWAWDVSEEQIREFNPSGIILSGGPESTTEAGSPRAPDYVFNAGVPVLGVCYGMQTMAMQLGGHVQGSNEREFGYAQVEIVKESALLRDIEDAISPAGKPLLDVWMSHGDKVTAIPSDFVTIASTDTCPFAIMANEEKRFYGVQFHPEVTHTRQGQRMLERFVLDICQCEALWTPATIIEDAVERIREQVGEDHVILGLSGGVDSSVTAMLLHRAIGKRLTCVFVDNGLLRLNEAKQVMEMFGDHFGLNIVHVEAENRFLTALAGVDEPEAKRKIIGRVFVEVFDEEACKQEQVKWLAQGTIYPDVIESAASATGKAHVIKSHHNVGGLPKEMKLGLVEPLKELFKDEVRKIGLELGLPYDMLYRHPFPGPGLGVRVLGEVKKEYCDLLRRADAIFIEELHKADLYNKVSQAFTVFLPVRSVGVMGDGRKYDWVVSLRAVETIDFMTAHWAHLPYDFLGRVSNRIINEVNGISRVVYDISGKPPATIEWE, encoded by the coding sequence ATGACACAAAATATCCATAAGCATCGCATCCTCATACTGGACTTCGGTTCGCAATACACCCAACTGGTCGCCCGCCGCGTGCGCGAAATCGGCGTTTACTGCGAACTGTGGGCCTGGGACGTTAGCGAAGAGCAGATCCGCGAATTCAACCCAAGCGGCATCATCCTGTCCGGCGGCCCGGAAAGCACCACCGAAGCCGGCAGCCCGCGCGCCCCTGACTATGTGTTCAACGCCGGCGTGCCGGTGCTGGGTGTGTGCTACGGCATGCAGACCATGGCGATGCAGCTGGGTGGCCATGTGCAGGGTTCCAACGAGCGCGAGTTCGGCTACGCGCAGGTAGAAATCGTCAAAGAGAGCGCGCTGCTGCGCGACATCGAAGACGCCATCAGCCCGGCCGGCAAACCGCTGCTGGACGTGTGGATGAGCCACGGCGACAAAGTGACCGCGATCCCGTCCGACTTCGTGACCATCGCCAGCACCGACACCTGTCCGTTCGCTATTATGGCCAACGAAGAAAAACGCTTCTACGGCGTGCAGTTCCACCCGGAAGTGACCCACACCCGTCAGGGCCAGCGCATGCTGGAGCGTTTCGTACTGGACATCTGCCAGTGTGAAGCCCTGTGGACCCCGGCAACCATCATCGAAGATGCGGTTGAGCGCATCCGCGAGCAGGTGGGTGAAGACCACGTGATCCTCGGCCTGTCCGGCGGCGTCGACTCCTCCGTCACCGCGATGCTGCTGCACCGCGCCATCGGCAAACGCCTGACCTGCGTATTCGTCGACAACGGCCTGCTGCGCCTAAACGAAGCCAAGCAGGTAATGGAAATGTTCGGCGACCACTTCGGCCTGAACATCGTGCACGTCGAGGCGGAAAACCGCTTCCTGACCGCGCTGGCGGGCGTGGACGAGCCGGAAGCCAAGCGTAAAATCATCGGCCGCGTGTTCGTTGAAGTGTTCGACGAAGAAGCCTGCAAGCAAGAGCAGGTGAAATGGCTGGCGCAGGGCACCATCTACCCGGACGTGATCGAATCCGCCGCTTCCGCCACCGGCAAAGCGCACGTGATCAAGTCGCACCACAACGTGGGCGGCCTGCCGAAAGAGATGAAGCTGGGCCTGGTCGAGCCGCTGAAAGAGCTGTTCAAAGACGAAGTGCGCAAGATCGGTCTGGAGCTGGGCCTGCCGTACGACATGCTGTATCGCCACCCGTTCCCGGGCCCAGGTCTGGGCGTGCGCGTGCTGGGCGAAGTGAAGAAAGAGTACTGCGATCTGCTGCGCCGCGCCGACGCCATCTTCATCGAAGAGCTGCACAAAGCCGACCTGTACAACAAAGTCAGCCAGGCGTTCACCGTGTTCCTGCCGGTGCGTTCGGTCGGCGTGATGGGCGACGGCCGCAAATACGACTGGGTGGTCTCCCTGCGTGCGGTAGAAACCATCGACTTCATGACCGCGCACTGGGCGCACCTGCCGTATGACTTCCTCGGCCGCGTCTCCAACCGCATCATCAACGAAGTAAACGGCATCTCCCGCGTAGTGTACGACATCAGCGGCAAGCCGCCAGCGACGATTGAGTGGGAGTAA
- a CDS encoding LacI family DNA-binding transcriptional regulator codes for MNGKLKIQEIARQTGLSISTVSRVLAGKANTSAEARRKVLDCAQQNGILQGISSGRLMLNNVMVFAPQRAFDVRTDIFYYKVIQGIAAALMQHEVRIRYCGLEEQHSDGALFLEKMSDPHTEAALIIGIDDEHIHTLAADLPKPCVLINCSDRQMRLDSVSPDHQLIGDYSASYLFQQGHSHILNLQCLRRHTMELRLAGIRQAYARHHLPFDDGRHLVTTSGFGSEEAEQALTTYLDGILGHSPLPTAILAGGDYMAVGAVKALNKRGLNVPGDVSVMSTDGFNLAEIHDVPLTSVQVPRDELGYEAIQLLQRRMLRADAPPCNLLLHGRLAVRASVRRISPHKTAPAVSTHDHRLYDE; via the coding sequence ATGAACGGAAAGCTGAAAATTCAGGAGATCGCTCGCCAAACCGGGTTGTCGATCAGCACCGTTTCCCGCGTGCTGGCGGGCAAAGCCAACACCAGCGCCGAGGCGCGCCGCAAGGTGCTGGACTGCGCGCAACAAAACGGCATTCTGCAGGGCATTTCCAGCGGCCGGCTGATGCTGAACAACGTGATGGTGTTCGCACCGCAGCGCGCGTTCGACGTGCGCACCGACATCTTCTACTACAAGGTCATTCAGGGCATCGCCGCCGCGCTGATGCAGCACGAGGTGCGCATCCGCTACTGTGGGCTGGAAGAGCAGCACAGCGACGGCGCGCTGTTTCTGGAAAAGATGAGCGACCCGCACACCGAAGCGGCGCTGATCATCGGCATCGACGACGAACACATCCACACCCTGGCCGCCGATCTGCCCAAGCCCTGCGTGCTGATCAACTGCAGCGATCGGCAGATGCGGCTGGACAGCGTCTCGCCGGATCATCAGCTGATCGGCGACTACTCCGCCAGCTACCTGTTCCAGCAGGGGCACAGCCATATCCTCAATCTGCAGTGTCTGCGCCGCCACACCATGGAGCTGCGGCTGGCGGGCATCCGGCAGGCCTACGCCCGGCATCATCTGCCGTTCGACGACGGCCGCCATTTGGTCACCACCTCCGGCTTCGGTAGCGAAGAGGCCGAGCAGGCGCTGACCACCTATCTCGACGGCATCCTCGGCCACTCCCCGCTGCCGACGGCGATCCTGGCCGGCGGCGACTACATGGCGGTCGGGGCGGTCAAGGCGCTGAACAAGCGGGGGCTGAACGTGCCGGGCGATGTGTCGGTGATGAGCACCGACGGTTTCAACCTGGCGGAAATCCACGACGTGCCGCTGACCTCGGTGCAGGTTCCGCGCGACGAGCTGGGCTACGAGGCGATCCAACTGCTGCAACGGCGCATGCTGCGCGCCGACGCGCCGCCGTGCAACCTGCTGCTGCACGGCCGGCTGGCGGTGCGCGCCTCGGTGCGGCGCATCAGCCCGCACAAGACCGCGCCGGCGGTGAGCACGCATGACCACAGGCTTTATGACGAGTAG